CGCGAGCTCGGACGCGCTGATCGGCCTGTCCTACGTGGTCATGGACGAGGTGCACTATCTGGCCGACCGGTTCCGCGGCGCGGTGTGGGAGGAGGTCATCCTGCATCTGCCGCCCGACGTGCGGCTGGTGAGCCTGTCCGCGACGGTCAGCAACGCCGAGGAGTTCGGCGCCTGGATGGAGACCGTCCGCGGCGACACCGCGGTGATCGTCGACGAGACCCGGCCGGTGCCGCTGTGGCAGCACGTACTGGTCGGGCGGCGGCTGTTCGATCTGTTCGATCAGCACTCCAGCGATCAGAAGGTGATGGTCGACAAGGAGCTCGTGCGCTACATCGAGCACCGCGAGACCGCCGACCGGATGAACGGCTGGGGTGGCGGGCCGCGGTACCGCGGCGGTGGCGGGCCGCGCCGCGACGGGCGGTCCGTGCCGCGGCCGGAGATGCTGTCCCGGCTGGACGACGAGGGACTGCTGCCCGCGATCACGTTCATCTTCAGCCGGGCCGGTTGTGACGGCGCGCTCGCGCAGTGCCTGCGTTCGCGGCTGGATCTGTCCCGCACCGAGGATTTCGACGAGGTCGACGCGATCATCGAGAAGCACACCGGTGATCTGCCGCGTGCGGATCTCGAGGTGCTCGGCTACTGGGATTGGCGCGAGGCGCTGCATCGCGGCCTGGCCGCACACCATGCCGGCATGCTGCCCGCGTTCCGGCACACCGTGGAGGAGTTGTTCGTCCGCGGGCTGGTGCGCGCGGTGTTCGCCACCGAGACGCTGGCGCTCGGTATCAACATGCCGGCTCGGACCGTGGTGCTGGAACGACTGGTCAAATTCAACGGCGAATCGCACGCCGAGCTCACTCCCGGCGAATACACCCAGCTGACCGGCCGGGCCGGTCGTCGCGGGATCGATGTCGAGGGGCACGCGGTGGTGGTGTGGCATCCCGACGTCGACACCAGCGCCGTCGCCGGTCTGGCCTCCACCCGCACGTACCCGCTGCGCAGCTCGTTCCGGCCCGGGTACAACATGTCGATCAACCTGATCGACCGGATGGGCGCCGAGCAGTCGCGGGAGTTGCTGGAGCGGTCGTTCGCGCAGTTCCAGGCGGATCGGTCGGTGGTGGGCCTGGTGCGTGGCATCGAGCGCAACGAGGGCCAGATGCGCAAGCTGCGTTCGCAGATCGGCGACGATTCGGTCTTCGAGTACCTGTCGCTGCGCGACCGGTTGAAGCAGCGCGAGCGCGATCTGGAGCGGCAGGCCCGCACCGATCGCCGCGGGGCGTCGGTGGCGTCGCTGACCGCGTTGCGCCGCGGCGATGTGGTCGCGATCCCGGCGGGCCGCCGCCAGGGGCTGGCGGTCATCCTGGAGCCGGATGCGACGCCCGGCGATCCGCGTCCGCTGGTTCTCACCGAGGACAAGTGGGCCGGGCGCGTCTCGGCCGCCGATTTCCCGACCCCGGCCCAGCCGCTGGGCCGGATGCGGCTGCCGCGGCACGTCGACCACCGCACCGCCCGCGCCCGCAGCGATCTGGCGTCGGCGCTGCGCGACACCGGTCTCATCGCGCCCGGCCGGCAGCGCCGCGGCGCGCGGGCCAAGGCGGCCGACGATCGGGAGCTGATGACCCTGCGGCGCGCGGTGCGCTCGCATCCGGCGCACGGCCGGCCGGACCGGGAGCAGCTGGCGCGGACCGGGGAGCGCTACAGCCGGTTGCAGCGCGAGACCGAATCGTTGCGCCGGCAGGTCGCCACCACCACCAACTCGCTGGCGCGCACCTTCGACCGGATCGTGGCCCTGCTGGCGGACCGGGGCTATGTCGCCGACGGTGAGGTCACCGCCGACGGCCGCCGGCTCGCGCGCATCTACACCGAGGCCGATCTGGTCGTCGCCGAATGCCTGCGGCAGGGCCGGTGGCGGGGGCTGGGCCCGGCCGAGCTGGCCGCGGTGGTCTCCATCCTCGTGTACGAATCCCGTTCGGAGGGCGGCATTCTGGGGGCCACCGGGCCCACCGCGCCGATCCGGCGCGCAGTCGCCGACACCATCGCCGTCTGGGGGGAGTTGCGCACGGACGAGGCGCGGTTCAAGCTTGATCCCACACGGGAACCGGATCTCGGTTTCGTCACCGGCATTCACAAGTGGGCGCGCGGTGACGGGCTGGCCGAATCACTGCTGGCCAGCGGAGATCAGGGAAATGCTTTGTCGGCGGGGGATTTCGTGCGCTGGTGCCGTCAGGTGATCGACCTGCTGGACCAGATTCACAACACCGCCGACGATGTGGAGGTCGCCGCCACCGCCGCCAAGGCGGTGCGAGCCATCCGGCGCGGTGTCGTCGCGGTGGACGCGGCGTAGCCGGGCCGTCCGGGACGGTGGCGGACCCGTCCGCCACCGGACCCGCCGGTGGGTGACGGAGGCATCAAACACAGCTGGACTGTGATTGGATGGCTTCGTGTACCGGCCGTGGTGAGCGGGTGTTCTCACGCGGGGGCAACATGTTGTAGGACGAGTGCGAGTGGAGGCAGGCAGATGAGCGGCCCGTTCGGCCCGAGCGAGACCCCCGGCCCAGGGGAGGGGCGCAGCAACGATCCGACCCAGGTCTGGGGCGGTCAGCAGCAGTCCGGTGGTCAGGCGGCCCCCACCCAGCAGAATCCGAGTGGTCAGCAGCAGCCGCCCGCTCAACCCTGGGGTCAGTCCCAGCCGCAGTGGGCCCAGCAGCAGCCGACGCAGCAGTGGGGCAACCAGCCCAGTCAGCCGACCTGGGCGCAGCCGACCACGCAGCACCAGTGGGAGCCCACCCAGCAGCAGCCGCAGCAGTGGGCCCAGCAGCCGCAGCAGTCCTGGGGCCAGCAGCCGCAACAGCAGTGGGGCCAGCAGCAGTCGTGGGGGCAGCAGTGGGGGCAGCCGCCGAGCCAGGCGCCCTCGCTGGATTCGCTGACCACCACGCGCAAGAAGTCGCACAAGGGCCTGTTCGCGGTCCTGGGCGCGATCATCGCCCTCGTCGTGGTGGTCGGCGTGGTGCTGGCGTTCGTGCTGAACAGCAGCGACAAGCTGGACAACAAGGCCGTGCAGGACGGCGTGGCGAAGGTGCTGAAGGATTCCTACGGCATCGACGACGTCCAGGATGTGAACTGCCCCTCCGGTGAGAAGGTCACGGTCGGCAAGACCTTCACCTGCGATCTGAAGGTCAGCGGCGAGCAGAAGCACGTCACCGTGAAGGTCACCAAGACCGACGGCACCTACGAGGTCGGCCGCCCGAACTGACGGCCCGCGGGCGTCACCGCTTGCCGAGGGCGGTGATCAGGCGCTTCACCGGGCTCTCGGCGTTGTACGCGGCGGCCAGGGATTGCAGGCGGCCGGGGTCGGCGGGCGCCGCGGGCAGCGGGTCCGGCCGGGAGAGTTCCACCTCGGCGTCGCGGACCACCCGCACCACCGGTGCGGCGGCCTTCAGGTAGTCGTCGGCGGCGGCGAGTTTGGCGCGCACGCCCTTCGCCAGATCGGCGTCCGGATCCTGGACGGCGGCAACGAGATTCTCCAGGGTGCCGAAGCGGGAGATCAGGGTGGCGGCGGATTTGTCCCCGATCCCGGCCACGCCCGGCAGGCCGTCGGAGGCGTCGCCGCGCAGGGTCGCCATATCGGCGTAGGCGGGGCCCGCATTCACTTGTGGCACACCGTATTTCGCGGACACCTCGACCGGTCCGAACAGTTCCGCCTTGGCCAGCCCGCGCCCGACATAGAACACCCGCACCGGGGGCGCGGGCTCGTCGCGGACCAGTTGCAGCAGGTCACGGTCGCCGCTGACGACGATCACCGGATCGGTCCGCTCCCGATCGGCCAGAGTCCCGATCACATCGTCGGCCTCCAGGCCGTCGGCGCCCGCGGTGGCGATACCCGCCGCGGAGAGCACCTCCAGGATCATGTCGACCTGCGGGGTGAGGGTGTCCGGAACCTCCTCGATACTGCCCAGCGCCGGCCCGCCCTCCTCGGCGACCCGGTGCGCCTTGTACGAGGGCACCAGATCCACCCGGAAACTCGGCCGCCAATCCAGATCCAGGCAGACCACCAGGCGGCTCGGCGTGTGCTGCTTGATCAACGCCGCCACCATGTCGGTGAAGCCGCGCAGCGCGTTGACGGGCCGCCCGTCCGGTGCGGTGATCTTCTCCGGGATGGCGTAGAAGGCCCGGAACCACAGACTGGCCCCGTCGAGCAGCAGCAACGGGCCCGCGGCAGGTGAGCTCATGGCTGCCCACGCTACAGGGACGCGCCGACAGCCGGGGTCAATGTCGCCGGGTCCACGGCGGTCGCCGATCGGGAAACGGCAACGGCCGCCGGCCCGCGTTCACCTCCGGACGCCGGAACCACGCGGTGGCGTCGGGTCGGAACAACAACGCCACGACCGCGACACCCGCCGCCACCCCGACCACACCCGTCGGATGCGGATGCAACAGCCCACCGGCGCCGATCAGCACCGCGATGACCGCCACGACGGCAGCGCCGTCGCGCACCCCGACGCCCGAGTGCTCGAAACGGAACGCCAGACCGCCGAGGATCAGCGCGCAGAGCTGGATCCCGAGCACCGCCCCGGCGGCCTCCGCACCGGTGGTCAGCGCCGTGACGAAGACCAGCAGCGCGGCGACAGCGGCATCCAGCCAGGCGATGACGCGGGCGGCCCGCACCGAAGCGGGCGGGACCGACCCGCGTGGCGGGCGCAGCAGATCGAGATCGATCCCGTAGCCCGGTTCGTGCGGCATGATCTCGTCCCGGCGGTACGCGTGCCGGGGCGGCCCGAATGCGCCACCGGCGGGAGTGAGCCGATGGAAGAACGAATTCTGTTGCGGCGGGGGCGGTTCCGCGACCGAGTCGGCGTCTTCGAGCCAAGCTGCCGGTGGCACAGCGTATCCGGCGTCGGGCTCGTGTCCTTCGGACTCGCCTACCGTGGATCGGTCCGCATCCGAGTCACGCGTAACCTCTTGCGGCAGTGCCGATCCGGGTGAGTTGTGATCGATACCGGTGGGCGGTTCGAGCGGTGGCCGGGCCGAGTCGGCCTCGGGCGTCTGCGGCGGTTCGGGGTGGGTCGAGTCGGTTCCGGGCGAGATCGCCTGCGGCAGTGTGTGTCCCGGTCGGCTGGAGTCGGGCGTGATGATCTGTGATGGCGCGGATTCGGGCCCGACAGCCTCTGCCGCTCCGGTGCGCGACAACGCCGAGCGAGGTATGTCGGCCTGGGGTGCCACGCCCGGAGACAGTGCGTCGGCGGGGAGATCGGTCAAGGGTGTGGTTGCGGACGATGGCGTGACGGTGGGGAGGCTGGCCTTGGGCGCGACACCTGGTGACAGAGGGATGACCGGGAGGTCGGGCATCGTTGCGGTCGCAGGCGGCCGTTCGGACCCCGCCGGTTCGGTTCGGTGTGAAGCGGGTTGTGGCGACTCGAGATCGGTAGTCGTGGGGCGGTCGGCATCGGGTGTAGTTGCCGGCGGCGGCACGACGGCGGGAAGGTCGGCTCGAGGCGCAGCGTCTGGCGACAGCACGGTGGCAGGAAGGTCAGCCTTGACGGCGCCGGCCGGTGTCGGCGTGTCGACCTGCTGGTCGGTCTCGGGTGCGGCGTCTGGCGATAGTGCGGTGGTGGGACGGTGGGTCTCGGGTGCAGCGGTTGGAGACAGTGCAATGGTGGTGTGGTCGGCCCTGGGTGTGGTTGCGGGCGACGGCGTGACGGTCGGGAGGTCGGCCTGGAGCGCGACGCTTGGTGACAGCGCGGTGGCGGGGAGGTCGGCCTGGGGCGGGACGGTTGGCGACACTGCGACGGCCGGGGTGTCGGATTCCGGTGCAGTGGCCGGTGGCTGTGCGGATTCGGAAGGTTCGACTCGGTGTTCGGCGGGTTGTTTCGAGTCCGGATCGGCGGGGGCGGCTCGCTGCGGTGTGAGGCCGGATCCGGCGGCCTCGGGTGGGGGTGTGGGTTCGGGGGTGGGGCGGGGGTGTCCGGTGTGCTTGCCGGTGTCCGGGTCCGTCATGCTTGGCTGGTCCTTCCGGTGTCCGGTGTCGCTGCTCGGTGGCGGGAAGGGCGCGGGCAGGGGCCCGTTGTCGGGTTCCCGTGTCGACCGGAGCGTCCAGCAGCCTAGTCGGGTGGTTCGGGTGGCGCCGGGCGTCGGAGATCCGGATCAGCGCGCCGGGCGGCGCGACCGGCGAGCAACCTCGGCGGCTTGTAAGGTCGGTGGGCATGAGTGCGCATACGGAGTCTCGATTCTCGGCGGATGTGTACGGCAGGCGGTTGGAGCGGGCGGCGGCGTTGACGCGGGCGGCGCATCTGGACGCGCTGCTGATCA
This DNA window, taken from Nocardia sp. BMG111209, encodes the following:
- a CDS encoding 5'-3' exonuclease — its product is MSSPAAGPLLLLDGASLWFRAFYAIPEKITAPDGRPVNALRGFTDMVAALIKQHTPSRLVVCLDLDWRPSFRVDLVPSYKAHRVAEEGGPALGSIEEVPDTLTPQVDMILEVLSAAGIATAGADGLEADDVIGTLADRERTDPVIVVSGDRDLLQLVRDEPAPPVRVFYVGRGLAKAELFGPVEVSAKYGVPQVNAGPAYADMATLRGDASDGLPGVAGIGDKSAATLISRFGTLENLVAAVQDPDADLAKGVRAKLAAADDYLKAAAPVVRVVRDAEVELSRPDPLPAAPADPGRLQSLAAAYNAESPVKRLITALGKR
- a CDS encoding RNA helicase → MAQQSLTGELAAFAAELSFTLDPFQQQSCVSLQSGHSVLVCAPTGAGKTVVGEFAVHLALAAGGKCFYTTPIKALSNQKYADLVERYGKDTVGLLTGDQSLNPTAPVVVMTTEVLRNMLYASSDALIGLSYVVMDEVHYLADRFRGAVWEEVILHLPPDVRLVSLSATVSNAEEFGAWMETVRGDTAVIVDETRPVPLWQHVLVGRRLFDLFDQHSSDQKVMVDKELVRYIEHRETADRMNGWGGGPRYRGGGGPRRDGRSVPRPEMLSRLDDEGLLPAITFIFSRAGCDGALAQCLRSRLDLSRTEDFDEVDAIIEKHTGDLPRADLEVLGYWDWREALHRGLAAHHAGMLPAFRHTVEELFVRGLVRAVFATETLALGINMPARTVVLERLVKFNGESHAELTPGEYTQLTGRAGRRGIDVEGHAVVVWHPDVDTSAVAGLASTRTYPLRSSFRPGYNMSINLIDRMGAEQSRELLERSFAQFQADRSVVGLVRGIERNEGQMRKLRSQIGDDSVFEYLSLRDRLKQRERDLERQARTDRRGASVASLTALRRGDVVAIPAGRRQGLAVILEPDATPGDPRPLVLTEDKWAGRVSAADFPTPAQPLGRMRLPRHVDHRTARARSDLASALRDTGLIAPGRQRRGARAKAADDRELMTLRRAVRSHPAHGRPDREQLARTGERYSRLQRETESLRRQVATTTNSLARTFDRIVALLADRGYVADGEVTADGRRLARIYTEADLVVAECLRQGRWRGLGPAELAAVVSILVYESRSEGGILGATGPTAPIRRAVADTIAVWGELRTDEARFKLDPTREPDLGFVTGIHKWARGDGLAESLLASGDQGNALSAGDFVRWCRQVIDLLDQIHNTADDVEVAATAAKAVRAIRRGVVAVDAA
- a CDS encoding DUF4333 domain-containing protein produces the protein MSGPFGPSETPGPGEGRSNDPTQVWGGQQQSGGQAAPTQQNPSGQQQPPAQPWGQSQPQWAQQQPTQQWGNQPSQPTWAQPTTQHQWEPTQQQPQQWAQQPQQSWGQQPQQQWGQQQSWGQQWGQPPSQAPSLDSLTTTRKKSHKGLFAVLGAIIALVVVVGVVLAFVLNSSDKLDNKAVQDGVAKVLKDSYGIDDVQDVNCPSGEKVTVGKTFTCDLKVSGEQKHVTVKVTKTDGTYEVGRPN